The DNA window CGACCCCGACGCCGTCGCTGGCGAGGCGTTCGATCAGCCGGTCCGCCTCGGAACGCTCGGCGAATACTTCGACTTCGTCGGGCGGATGCCAGCTGCGCTCGTCTTCAACGTTCGATCTGATGACGTCGCCAGACTGGGCGCCCCGGATCAGGACTCGAGCGAGGCCCAACTCACGCTGACTGCAAGTCACCGCGGTCGAACGACCATGGATCGCCCCGACATCGACGACTTGTTGGCGACGGTCGACCGACAGACGTGAAATGGCCCGCTTCGTTCGCGTTGCAACAGCCGATGACAGTCTCGAGGTCCGGCGCATTCTCGATGCCGCCATGCTCGAGCCGGGCGACGTCGAAACCCGAATCGACACTGGCGACGTCTTTGTCGCGGGCGACCACCGCGGCGGGACCCAACCAGCCGATTCTGGCAAGCACGGCCGCGAACGCATCCTCGGCACGATGGTGCTCGAGTCACTCGCAGACGACGCCGGCGCTCACATCGCTGCAATTGGCGTGCGCCGAAGCCATCGCGGCCGCGGATTTGGCCGTGCGCTGATCGAACACGCTCTCGAGCGCGAGGGGCGACTCACCGCGCGCTTTGACGATGGTGTGCGGCCATTTTACGAGCGACTGGGCTTTTCGATTGAGTCAATCGACGGCAAGCGCCATCGCGGTGTGGCTGTCGCTACTGATCACGTTTAGTCTCGCAATCGGGCGATGACCTCGAGCCTCATCACTCACCTCAGTGTGACCATACAGCGATACGATTATGTGTCAGTTTCACTGAGTATACGTATGACCAGTCGTCGTCCGGACGAGTCGCCGTGGCGCCGATGGCACGCCCTCGTCGAACAGTATACGCCGGATGGCGCTCTCGGGCGGTGGCTTCTTGGCTCGGTGAGTAGCTTTTTTGGATTTTGGATGCTCGTGATCTTCGGTGCCGAAGTGATCTACTGGGGGCTGTCGCTTGCCATGCTGTTCTGGACGACGGTGTTGCTCGGCGTCGGCATTCCCATGGTGCTCGTGGGACTGCTCACACTTTGGCCATTGTATCTCTCGCTCATCGGCAACCTCGAGTCAGCAGCCGACTATTCGCTTTCGGAGACGCCCACCCGCGCGAACCTGTCGGCCGAAACGCCACAGCGCGAAACGTCCTCAGAGGACGACGTCGATTCGTCTGACCCGTTCGCTGATCTCAAGCGCCAGTACGCAGCCGGCGACCTCTCCGAAGACGAGTTTGAACGCCGACTGGACGCTCGCCTCGATGAAATTGACGCATCGACTCGAGGGGCCGACGACGAGACGACTCGAGACCGGCTTCCGGATCACAACTAACGCTCACTCGTTTCGAAGAAAGTCTAAATACTCGCCGAGCAAACGACTGACTTGCACCGAAAGGTGCGGTATGTGAGAGCGCGATCCTACCACAACCACCCTCTCACATACATGCTTCCGCATGGAAGCGACTGGGTATTCTCACTCACTCTCCTAAACGATAGTGGCTGCTTAGCCATGCATTCTCACTAACACTGTGATTCTACGTGTCTGACTCGAGTTCCGATCGGAACCGATCCAATCCCATCTCGAGCATGTCCGGACTGACTGTCTGGAACTCGCCGTCATCAGGCAGGTACGGACGCACGGAATCCCAACTTTCGCGTGCGTAGCGTTCGTCAAGCAGGACGCGCACGCCGACGTCGTCGGGCGAGCGAATCACGCGACCGATTGCCTGGCGGGCCTTGCGGACGGCAGGAATCGTCAGTGCGTACGTAAAGCCATCGCCGAACTCGTCGTCGTAGGCCCGTCGAACCGCCTTCGTGCGCGGGCTTGCAGTGTTGACGAGTGGAACGCCACAGACGACGGCGGCGGAGAGGCGGTCGCCGCTGTAGTCGACGCCCTCCGTGAGCGTCCCCCGCAGACTCGTCACGAGCACCTTTCCGTCGCCTGCGAAGAACTCGCTTTTGAGCGACTCGGTCGCCTCGTCGTCGCTCGAGGCGTCGAGCAGGACGGGTTTCGAGAGGTGGTCCTCGAGTGCGCCGGCGATCCACTTTGCCTCCGAGTAGCTTGGCATGCCGACGAGGACGTTTCCGGGCAGGCGAGCGATCTTCGCAACGGCGTTGGCGTAGTGCGTGCGGGTTCGATTCTCGTCGCCCGGCCGCCCCCGATTGTCGTACGTAAACTTCGGTGCGGCGACCGCGAAGCTCTCGCGATTTTCCGCGGGAAAGTGCAGCCCGTAGCGGCGTTCGACGACCGGGCGGTCGTCTTCACGTGCGAGGTACTCGAG is part of the Natronolimnobius sp. AArcel1 genome and encodes:
- a CDS encoding GNAT family N-acetyltransferase, translating into MARFVRVATADDSLEVRRILDAAMLEPGDVETRIDTGDVFVAGDHRGGTQPADSGKHGRERILGTMVLESLADDAGAHIAAIGVRRSHRGRGFGRALIEHALEREGRLTARFDDGVRPFYERLGFSIESIDGKRHRGVAVATDHV
- a CDS encoding SHOCT domain-containing protein; protein product: MTSRRPDESPWRRWHALVEQYTPDGALGRWLLGSVSSFFGFWMLVIFGAEVIYWGLSLAMLFWTTVLLGVGIPMVLVGLLTLWPLYLSLIGNLESAADYSLSETPTRANLSAETPQRETSSEDDVDSSDPFADLKRQYAAGDLSEDEFERRLDARLDEIDASTRGADDETTRDRLPDHN